A portion of the Bactrocera neohumeralis isolate Rockhampton chromosome 2, APGP_CSIRO_Bneo_wtdbg2-racon-allhic-juicebox.fasta_v2, whole genome shotgun sequence genome contains these proteins:
- the LOC126751599 gene encoding elongation of very long chain fatty acids protein AAEL008004 isoform X1: MALIMKYIDSMQRYMDSYGDSRTKDWPMMSSPFPTLAVCLTYVYLVKVLGPRLMENRKPFQLQNTLIIYNAAQVIFSAWLFYEIAFSGWLTGHYNFRCQPVDYSNNPRTLRMVHACWWYYFSKFTEFMDTIFFVLRKKTSQVTTLHVIHHGCMPMSVWFGVKFTPGGHSTFFGLLNTFVHIVMYTYYMFSAMGPQFQKYLWWKKYLTTLQMVQFVLIMVHAFQLLFIDCNYPKAFVWWIGMHAVMFFFLFNEFYKNAYKGRRMKHKNLLMFILQRKEKYDDDVDEVKQKDSNNKAAEGEEKKALLANGHVSNGVISNGSVANGYPKNGYKTAAASAPATTLINGSGVSMNGSVKTSTGNGSVYKNGEAPLLANGHSKMVGGELAAQLTQRKLQQQQK, encoded by the exons ATGGCCTTAATTATGAAATACATTGACAGTATGCAGAGATATATGGACTCATATGGCG ATTCAAGGACGAAGGATTGGCCGATGATGTCATCACCATTCCCCACATTAGCAGTTTGCCTCACATATGTTTACTTAGTTAAG GTGCTTGGCCCACGATTAATGGAGAATCGTAAACCATTCCAGTTACAAAACACACTGATAATCTATAATGCAGCACAAGTGATATTTAGTGCATGGCTGTTTTACGAG ATAGCATTTTCCGGTTGGCTAACGGGGCATTATAACTTCCGATGTCAGCCAGTCGATTATAGTAATAACCCTAGAACGTTAAGG aTGGTTCACGCGTGTTGGTGGTACTACTTCTCCAAATTCACTGAGTTCATGGACACG ATCTTCTTTGTGCTGCGCAAGAAGACGAGCCAAGTAACGACGCTGCATGTCATACACCACGGCTGCATGCCGATGTCTGTCTGGTTTGGTGTCAAGTTCACACCAG GTGGTCACAGCACTTTCTTCGGTCTGCTCAACACATTCGTGCACATCGTCATGTATACGTACTATATGTTCTCGGCCATGGGTCCACAGTTCCAGAAATACTTGTGGTGGAAGAAATACTTGACCACACTGCAGATG GTTCAATTTGTGCTGATCATGGTGCACGCCTTCCAATTGCTCTTCATCGATTGCAACTATCCAAAGGCGTTCGTTTGGTGGATCGGCATGCACGCTGTGATGTTCTTCTTCTTGTTCAATGAATTCTACAAGAACGCGTACAAGGGTCGCCGCATG aaacacaaaaatttattgatgttCATTTTGCAGCGCAAAGAGAAGTACGACGACGATGTGGACGAAGTGAAGCAGAAggatagcaacaacaaagccgCTGAAGGTGAGGAGAAGAAAGCGTTACTCGCTAACGGTCACGTCAGCAACGGTGTCATCAGCAATGGCAGCGTTGCCAACGGTTACCCGAAGAATGGCTACAAAACCGCAGCAGCGTCGGCGCCAGCGACCACACTGATCAATGGCAGCGGCGTCAGCATGAACGGCAGCGTCAAGACGTCGACGGGGAACGGCAGCGTGTACAAGAACGGCGAAGCGCCGTTGCTGGCCAACGGACACAGCAAAATGGTGGGCGGTGAATTGGCCGCGCAGCTGACACAACGcaaattgcagcaacaacaaaaataa
- the LOC126751599 gene encoding elongation of very long chain fatty acids protein AAEL008004 isoform X3: MALIMKYIDSMQRYMDSYGDSRTKDWPMMSSPFPTLAVCLTYVYLVKVLGPRLMENRKPFQLQNTLIIYNAAQVIFSAWLFYEIAFSGWLTGHYNFRCQPVDYSNNPRTLRMVHACWWYYFSKFTEFMDTIFFVLRKKTSQVTTLHVIHHGCMPMSVWFGVKFTPGGHSTFFGLLNTFVHIVMYTYYMFSAMGPQFQKYLWWKKYLTTLQMVQFVLIMVHAFQLLFIDCNYPKAFVWWIGMHAVMFFFLFNEFYKNAYKGRRMRKEKYDDDVDEVKQKDSNNKAAEGEEKKALLANGHVSNGVISNGSVANGYPKNGYKTAAASAPATTLINGSGVSMNGSVKTSTGNGSVYKNGEAPLLANGHSKMVGGELAAQLTQRKLQQQQK; this comes from the exons ATGGCCTTAATTATGAAATACATTGACAGTATGCAGAGATATATGGACTCATATGGCG ATTCAAGGACGAAGGATTGGCCGATGATGTCATCACCATTCCCCACATTAGCAGTTTGCCTCACATATGTTTACTTAGTTAAG GTGCTTGGCCCACGATTAATGGAGAATCGTAAACCATTCCAGTTACAAAACACACTGATAATCTATAATGCAGCACAAGTGATATTTAGTGCATGGCTGTTTTACGAG ATAGCATTTTCCGGTTGGCTAACGGGGCATTATAACTTCCGATGTCAGCCAGTCGATTATAGTAATAACCCTAGAACGTTAAGG aTGGTTCACGCGTGTTGGTGGTACTACTTCTCCAAATTCACTGAGTTCATGGACACG ATCTTCTTTGTGCTGCGCAAGAAGACGAGCCAAGTAACGACGCTGCATGTCATACACCACGGCTGCATGCCGATGTCTGTCTGGTTTGGTGTCAAGTTCACACCAG GTGGTCACAGCACTTTCTTCGGTCTGCTCAACACATTCGTGCACATCGTCATGTATACGTACTATATGTTCTCGGCCATGGGTCCACAGTTCCAGAAATACTTGTGGTGGAAGAAATACTTGACCACACTGCAGATG GTTCAATTTGTGCTGATCATGGTGCACGCCTTCCAATTGCTCTTCATCGATTGCAACTATCCAAAGGCGTTCGTTTGGTGGATCGGCATGCACGCTGTGATGTTCTTCTTCTTGTTCAATGAATTCTACAAGAACGCGTACAAGGGTCGCCGCATG CGCAAAGAGAAGTACGACGACGATGTGGACGAAGTGAAGCAGAAggatagcaacaacaaagccgCTGAAGGTGAGGAGAAGAAAGCGTTACTCGCTAACGGTCACGTCAGCAACGGTGTCATCAGCAATGGCAGCGTTGCCAACGGTTACCCGAAGAATGGCTACAAAACCGCAGCAGCGTCGGCGCCAGCGACCACACTGATCAATGGCAGCGGCGTCAGCATGAACGGCAGCGTCAAGACGTCGACGGGGAACGGCAGCGTGTACAAGAACGGCGAAGCGCCGTTGCTGGCCAACGGACACAGCAAAATGGTGGGCGGTGAATTGGCCGCGCAGCTGACACAACGcaaattgcagcaacaacaaaaataa
- the LOC126751599 gene encoding elongation of very long chain fatty acids protein AAEL008004 isoform X2: MALIMKYIDSMQRYMDSYGDSRTKDWPMMSSPFPTLAVCLTYVYLVKVLGPRLMENRKPFQLQNTLIIYNAAQVIFSAWLFYECLMGGWWGHYSFRCQPVDYSDDPTTKRMVHACWWYYFSKFTEFMDTIFFVLRKKTSQVTTLHVIHHGCMPMSVWFGVKFTPGGHSTFFGLLNTFVHIVMYTYYMFSAMGPQFQKYLWWKKYLTTLQMVQFVLIMVHAFQLLFIDCNYPKAFVWWIGMHAVMFFFLFNEFYKNAYKGRRMKHKNLLMFILQRKEKYDDDVDEVKQKDSNNKAAEGEEKKALLANGHVSNGVISNGSVANGYPKNGYKTAAASAPATTLINGSGVSMNGSVKTSTGNGSVYKNGEAPLLANGHSKMVGGELAAQLTQRKLQQQQK, translated from the exons ATGGCCTTAATTATGAAATACATTGACAGTATGCAGAGATATATGGACTCATATGGCG ATTCAAGGACGAAGGATTGGCCGATGATGTCATCACCATTCCCCACATTAGCAGTTTGCCTCACATATGTTTACTTAGTTAAG GTGCTTGGCCCACGATTAATGGAGAATCGTAAACCATTCCAGTTACAAAACACACTGATAATCTATAATGCAGCACAAGTGATATTTAGTGCATGGCTGTTTTACGAG tgtttaatGGGCGGCTGGTGGGGTCATTACAGCTTTAGATGTCAGCCGGTGGATTATAGCGATGATCCCACTACGAAGCGT aTGGTTCACGCGTGTTGGTGGTACTACTTCTCCAAATTCACTGAGTTCATGGACACG ATCTTCTTTGTGCTGCGCAAGAAGACGAGCCAAGTAACGACGCTGCATGTCATACACCACGGCTGCATGCCGATGTCTGTCTGGTTTGGTGTCAAGTTCACACCAG GTGGTCACAGCACTTTCTTCGGTCTGCTCAACACATTCGTGCACATCGTCATGTATACGTACTATATGTTCTCGGCCATGGGTCCACAGTTCCAGAAATACTTGTGGTGGAAGAAATACTTGACCACACTGCAGATG GTTCAATTTGTGCTGATCATGGTGCACGCCTTCCAATTGCTCTTCATCGATTGCAACTATCCAAAGGCGTTCGTTTGGTGGATCGGCATGCACGCTGTGATGTTCTTCTTCTTGTTCAATGAATTCTACAAGAACGCGTACAAGGGTCGCCGCATG aaacacaaaaatttattgatgttCATTTTGCAGCGCAAAGAGAAGTACGACGACGATGTGGACGAAGTGAAGCAGAAggatagcaacaacaaagccgCTGAAGGTGAGGAGAAGAAAGCGTTACTCGCTAACGGTCACGTCAGCAACGGTGTCATCAGCAATGGCAGCGTTGCCAACGGTTACCCGAAGAATGGCTACAAAACCGCAGCAGCGTCGGCGCCAGCGACCACACTGATCAATGGCAGCGGCGTCAGCATGAACGGCAGCGTCAAGACGTCGACGGGGAACGGCAGCGTGTACAAGAACGGCGAAGCGCCGTTGCTGGCCAACGGACACAGCAAAATGGTGGGCGGTGAATTGGCCGCGCAGCTGACACAACGcaaattgcagcaacaacaaaaataa